Proteins found in one Cryptococcus neoformans var. grubii H99 chromosome 14, complete sequence genomic segment:
- a CDS encoding amino acid transporter, translated as MQPIYIYMLQWGQDSFACLSMTHPMMSSDLAFSKQHTFEVSIDHDKELTTSLDVNEVPPEDAPAPYDLANDPHRGLRMRHVQLLSISGAVGSGLFVSIGSPLTAAGPLGLLIGIIIWSTVIFGASNCLIEMTTLLPLDGGFITFAGRYVDKAFGNALGWNFLLCQASLVCFELTAFNVMIEYWTLTLHPAVAITVGLVLFALLQLYSVRWFGEVEFWISITKILLQFGLVMYTFIAMCGGNPQHDKFGFRYWKNPGPLAGETGALKLKGIWDAVLWSCFALGGPDWISLIGGEVRNPRRVLPKAFNSTVYRIILFFVLGGFCVGINAPSNDPALLGAIAAGAPGAAKSPYIISMNRLGIPFFPDLVNALVLVSIFSTGNAAVFCSSRGLYSLALKGGAPSVFKRLNKQGVPYVAVLAILAFGCLAYLSLGSGTVVVLNWFLSLVGAANLVTWTSIAFTYMRFRAGLKSQGLLNNDFLPVRAYLQPLSSWWVICWAPIAFVCSGYALMVPGSWEGDTFVFTYGAIFIFAGFLILFKCIEVFYKKKKLSLFIPAKDIDVHTDLEHIAAITAASEAQRASHERTKAQKVSDFLF; from the exons ATGCAGcctatatatatatatatgttGCAGTGGGGACAGGACAGCTTCGCCTGCCTCTCCATGACTCATCCCATGATGTCGTCTGACCTCGCCTTTTCCAAGCAGCACACCTTTGAGGTATCAATTGACCACGACAAGGAACTCACCACCAGCCTTGATGTCAATGAGGTTCCTCCGGAGGATGCCCCCGCGCCTTATGATCTGGCCAATGACCCTCACAG AGGTCTGCGTATGCGACATGTCCAGCTCTTGTCCATCTCTGGTGCCGTAGGCTCAGGCCTCTTTGTCAGTATCGGTTCGCCTTTGACCGCAGCGGGTCCCCTCGGTCTCCTCATCGGTATCATTATCTGGTCCACCGTGATCTTTGGCGCGAGCAACTGCCTAATCGAAATGACCacgcttcttccccttgaCGGAGGCTTCATCACTTTCGCCGGAAGATATGTGGACAAGGCTTTTG GTAACGCCCTCGGATGGAAC TTCCTCTTATGCCAAGCATCACTTGTCTGTTTCGAGCTAACCGCATTCAACGTCATGATCGAGTACTGGACCCTTACTCTGCACCCCGCCGTCGCTATCACGGTCGGTCTCGTGCTCTTCGCCCTGCTCCAACTCTACTCGGTACGATGGTTTGGTGAAGTCGAATTCTGGATCAGTATCACCAAGATTCTCCTGCAGTTCGGGCTGGTCATGTACACTTTCATCGCCATGTGCGGCGGTAACCCCCAACATGACAAGTTTGGATTCCGCTATTGGAAGAACCCTGGGCCGCTTGCTGGCGAGACGGGTGccctcaagctcaaagGCATCTGGGACGCCGTTCTCTGGTCGTGTTTCGC GCTCGGTGGACCCGATTGGATCTCTCTTATCGGCGGCGAAGTTCGAAACCCTCGACGCGTCCTCCCCAAAGCCTTCAACTCGACCGTCTACCgtatcatcctcttcttcgttctcgGAGGCTTCTGTGTCGGTATCAACGCCCCATCTAATGATCCTGCACTTCTTGGTGCCATAGCTGCTGGTGCTCCTGGCGCCGCCAAGAGTCCTTACATCATTT CCATGAACAGGCTTGgtatccccttctttccggACCTCGTCAACGCGCTTGTTCTTGTCAGTATCTTTTCCACTGGAAATG CTGCTGTGTTCTGCTCTTCTCGAGGTCTCTACTCACTCGCACTCAAGGGCGGCGCTCCCAGCGTCTTCAAGCGACTCAACAAGCAAGGTGTCCCATATGTGGCTGTCTTGGCCATTCTGGCTTTCGGATGTTTGGCCTATCTCTCGCTCGGATCCGGCACTGTCGTGGTACTCAACTGGTTCCTGTCACTTGTCGGTGCTGCCAATCTTGTGACCTGGACGTCCATCGCTTT CACATACATGCGATTCCGAGCCGGACTCAAATCTCAAGGACTGCTCAACAACGATTTTCTCCCGGTACGAGCATATCTTCAGCCCCTGTCGAGCTGGTGGGTCATCTGCTGGGCGCCTATCGCCTTTGTTTGCAG CGGTTACGCCCTTATGGTACCGGGTAGCTGGGAAGGAGACACGTTCGTCTTCACCTATGGtgccatcttcatctttgccGGCTTCCTGATCCTCTTCAAGTGTATCGAGGTCTTttacaagaagaagaagctgtcGCTGTTTATCCCAGCTAAGGACATTGATGTCCACACAGACCTCGAGCACATTGCGGCCATCACCGCGGCCAGCGAAGCCCAGAGAGCCTCACACGAGAGGACCAAGGCACAGAAGGTCTCCGACTTTTTGTTCTAG
- a CDS encoding sarcosine oxidase, protein MTLASKDSKILIVGGGGTIGSSTALHLARKGYTDVRLLDIYQNPSLNSAGNDNNKMAGDDSAGIWGQLGTEAWRMWTTDPVFKDHAHEVGRLDLTSKSEREERLRKRYEAVVAEGRGDLLEWLSNRDEIVAKAPHLKDADMENWKGLYVKKGGWVAARNALNSVGHELRKLGVKSAFGSAGTFASLLLADDGKVVKGIRAADGTEWQGDLVVFATGAWSPSLLDLEGQCVSKAWVYAHIRLTPEEAQALKGIPTTYNHELGFIMEPEEGTRELKICNEFSGYTHIQPCRPFGLDNDVNISVPRSHADNPTDTISHESLEDIKRLVNQWLPHLNGRPFFKTSMCWCTDTANMNWLMCEHPKYKGLVVATGDSGQTFKMFPVVGKQVVDLIEGKLPHDRKDLWRWRPGTGDNGTGRGGLDPKDLKDVEGWNHDV, encoded by the exons ATGACGCTGGCAAGCAAGGACAGCAAGATTCTTATCGTAGGCGGTGGTGGGACTATCGGCTCGTCTACCGCCTTGCATCTGGCCCGAAAGGGCTATACGGATGTGCGACTGCTCGACATTTACCAGAACCCCTCGTTGAACTCTGCCGGGAatgacaacaacaag ATGGCAGGGGATGACTCGGCGGGGATCTGGGGACAACTCGGTACCGAGGcgtggaggatgtggacGACCGACCCGGTCTTTAAGGATCACGCTCACGAAGTGGGACGG CTCGACCTAACCTCAAAATCCGAACGAGAGGAACGACTGCGAAAGCGATACGAAGCTGTAGTGGCAGAAGGTCGAGGAGACCTCCTCGAGTGGTTATCAAACAGAGATGAGATCGTAGCGAAGGCACCTCATCTCAAGGACGCGGATATGGAG AATTGGAAAGGATTGTatgtgaagaagggcgGTTGGGTAGCGGCGAGGAACGCCCTCAACTCGGTCGGACACGAGCTACGCAAGCTCGGTGTCAAGTCTGCCTTTGGCAGCGCCGGAACGTTCGCGAGCTTGCTGCTCGCAGACGACGGCAAGGTAGTCAAGGGTATCAGAGCGGCAGACGGGACCGAGTGGCAGGGTGATCTGGTTGTCTTTGCTACCGGGGCCTGGTCACCGTCGTTGCTCGATCTCGAGGGACAGTGCGTCAGCAAG GCTTGGGTCTACGCGCATATCCGCCTGACGCCGGAAGAGGCCCAGGCATTGAAAGGCATTCCAACCACGTACAACCATGAGCTT GGCTTCATCATGGAGCCAGAGGAAGGCACTCGCGAGCTCAAAATCTGCAATGAGTTTTCCGGGTACACCCATATACAGCCTTGCCGACCGTTCGGCCTCGATAACGACGTCAATATCTCTGTGCCTCGATCTCACGCCGACAATCCCACCGACACGATCTCCCACGAGAGTCTAGAAGACATCAAGCGACTAGTTAACCAGTGGCTGCCCCATCTCAACGGTCGGCCATTTTTCAAGACCTCCATGTGCTGGTGTACCGATACGGCCAACATGAACTGGCTCATGTGCGAGCATCCAAAATACAAGGGATTGGTAGTCGCCACCGGTGACTCGGGTCAGACGTTCAAGATGTTCCCGGTGGTTGGCAAGCAGGTTGTTGATCTGATTGAAGGCAAGCTGCCACACGACCGAAAGGACCTCTGGCGGTGGCGACCTGGGACTGGAGACAACGGGACTGGAAGGGGCGGGCTGGACCCCAAGGACCTCAAGGATGTGGAGGGGTGGAACCATGATGTGTGA
- a CDS encoding peroxiredoxin 5, atypical 2-Cys peroxiredoxin, whose product MSFRIATATARAIPARAAATRSIMTLRRVTIPQVSPKGYRQSSILQDTAKTAHSAFANLASAAPIKKGDKMPDVEIKIDGPEGKVNLGKEKGKNVVVLVPGAFSGVCSNQVPPYITSFSDFKAKGINNVYVVAVNDIFVVNAWKDKMLGEFGSKEAEGVKFAADDTAALASALGLTFDAQPVFGGPRLKRGVLVVNDGAVEYVGVEDSPGDITISAADKVIKQI is encoded by the exons ATGTCATTCAGAATCGCAACCGCCACAGCCAGGGCTATCCCAGCAAGGGCCGCAGCTAC ACGATCAATTATGACCCTTAGGAGAGTCACCATCCCACAGGTCTCTCCCAAAGGCTACAGGCAGT CATCCATCCTCCAAGACACAGCCAAAACAGCGCACTCGGCCTTTGCCAACCTCGCTTCCGCCGCGCCTATCAAGAAGGGGGATAAGATGCCGGATGTAGAGATCAAGATTGATGGCCCTGAGGGGAAAGTGAATTtgggcaaggaaaaggggaagaatGTGGTCGTTTTGGTTCCTGGAGC ATTCTCGGGCGTCTGCTCAAACCAAGTCCCTCCTTACATCACCTCTTTCTCCGATTTCAAAGCCAAAGGGATCAACAATGTCTACGTCGTAGCAGTGAATGATATCTTTGTGGTGAATGCTTGGAAGGACAAGATGCTTGGAGAGTTTGGCTCGAAAGAGGCAGAAGGAGTCAAGTTTG CCGCCGACGACACTGCTGCCCTCGCCTCGGCCCTTGGCCTCACCTTCGACGCCCAACCCGTGTTTGGTGGACCCCGGCTTAAGCGCGGCGTATTGGTCGTTAATGATGGGGCGGTAGAGTATGTCGGTGTGGAGGATAGTCCTGGCGATA TCACCATCTCTGCTGCTGATAAAGTCATTAAGCAAATTTAA
- a CDS encoding cell division control protein 42: MQTIKCVVVGDGAVGKTCLLISYTTNKFPSEYVPTVFDNYAVSVTIGDDPYTLGLFDTAGQEDYDRLRPLSYPQTDVFLVCFSVTSPASFENVREKWFPEIAHHCPGVPALIVGTQVDLRDDPAQMEKLGRQKMKPITQDMGERLARELGAVKYVECSALTQRGLKNVFDEAIVAALEPPMATKKKSKKCLIL, from the exons ATGCAGACAATCAAGTGTGTCGTAGTCGGAGACGGTGCCGTTGGAAA GACCTGCTTGCTCATCTCGTACACTACCAACAAGTTCCCATCCGAGTATGTTCCAACCGTCTTTGACAACT ACGCCGTCAGTGTAACCATCGGTGACGACCCATACACTCTTGGACTCTTTGATACTGCCGGTCAAGAAGATTATGACCGTCTCCGTCCACTCTCATACCCTCAAACTGATGTCTTCCTCGTTTGCTTCTCTGTAACATCTCCCGCGTCATTCGAAAACGTCCGCGAAAAGTGGTTTCCCGAAATCGCCCATCATTGCCCAGGCGTCCCCGCACTTATTGTCGGTACCCAAGTGGACTTGAGGGATGACCCCGCCCAGATGGAGAAGTTGGGAAggcagaagatgaagccgATTACACAGGATATGGGAGAAAGATTGGCGAGAGAATTGGGAGCGGTGAAATATGTGGAGTGTTCGGCGTTGACGCAGAGGGGATTGAAGAACGTTTTTGACGAG GCAATCGTGGCGGCATTAGAACCCCCTATGGCGACTAAGAAAAAGTCTAAAAAGTGCCTCATCCTTTGA
- a CDS encoding phosphomannomutase, which produces MSAPQPASATIFPPGVTPFAQRKLPKTICMFDVDGTLSLARQSATPEMFATLRKLRENCAIAFVGGSDLVKILEQVGGDQGLSNFDYGFAENGLIAYKLGQQLESASFIKHVGEEEYKKLVNWILRYLSEVDIPIKRGTFVEFRNGMVNVSPIGRNASIQERIDFEKYDKEHGIRGEMVAKLEQEFLHLGLTFAIGGQISFDIFPKGWDKTYSLRHIEGEGFEEIHFFGDKTYKGGNDYEIFSDPRVIGHTVTSPEHTMQLLDELFLTTAP; this is translated from the exons ATGTCCGCCCCCCAGCCCGCCTCTGCTaccatcttccctcctgGAGTCACACCCTTCGCCCAGCGAAAGCTCCCTAAGACCATCTGCATGTTTGACGTTGATGGCAccctctccctcgcccGTCAGAGCGCGACCCCCGAGATGTTTGCTACCCTCCGCAAACTCCGTGAGAACTGTGCCATCGCCTTTGTGGGTGGTTCCGACCTCGTCAAGATCCTTGAGCAGGTCGGTGGGGACCAAGGGCTGAGTAATTTTGACTATGGGTTTGCGGAGAATGGGTTGATCGCGTACAAGTTGGGGCAGCAGCTCGAGTCGGCGAGTTTTATCAAGCATgtaggagaggaggagtaTAAGAAGCTTGTCAATTGGATTTTGAGGTATCTCTCCGAAGTGGACATTCCCATCAAGCG AGGCACGTTTGTCGAGTTCCGAAACGGTATGGTCAACGTCTCTCCTATCGGCAGAAACGCGTCCATCCAAGAACGAATCGATTTTGAAAAGTATGACAAGGAGCATGGTATTCGGGGTGAGATGGTCGCCAAGCTTGAACAAGAGTTTTTGCACCTTGGATTGACTTTTGCGATTGGCGGTCAGATCAGTTTTGACATTTTCCCCAAGG GCTGGGACAAGACCTATTCGCTTAGGCATATCGAGGGTGAAGGCTTTGAAGAGATTCACTTTTTCGGCGACAAG ACCTACAAGGGCGGTAACGATTATGAGATCTTTTCCGACCCCCGAGTTATCGGTCACACCGTCACCAGCCCCGAGCACACTATGCAGCTCCTCGACGAGTTGTTTTTGACCACTGCTCCTTGA
- a CDS encoding acetyl-CoA transporter produces MTVRGHNGSHAQTATTTARDNMIHRENNTIRPRNVEDINELEEKGLLRRVDDDSPEPSPTRRRGKGKEKETRLEKVLVEEEYSTGLTTRRDKEAFALLVLLYLLQGVPLGLTFGTLPFLLKSHLSYSQLAIFALSTWPYSLKLLWSPIVDAWFVKKWGRRKSWIVPVQGLVGLGMWVIGGKIEEWLNVESVDVKFLTAVFGSLILAAATQDIAVDGWALTLLSQPNLSYASTAQTIGIGIGNALSFTVFLAFNSIDFSNKYFRSPSQPLDYPLVSLGGYMRFWAVVFVGVTVGLAVLKKEDPPSEDDPDMDVKKVYKVMWSIVRLKNIQTFLFVHLICKIGFQVNDSVTSLKLLEKGLSKEDLAVAVLLDFPAQMAVGWLAAKWSRPVPSSHPLTTGGGGRESGNVLKPWLYAFWARLAMAAISTLVVAGFPSNRAGSVGTTYFLLIIATTLFSSLTSTVQFVGICAFHTQIADPLIGGTYMTLLNTVSNLGGTWPKPLILRSVDMLTVATCSVPSGSTTSLGSKPLLSQSASDLGECVTEHGKNLCAQAGGECIMQRDGYYIMSAVCVTLGAGLLIVFILPMVRRLAALPMSAWRVKIPN; encoded by the exons ATGACAGTGAGAGGCCACAACGGTAGCCACGCACAAACTGCAACCACCACCGCACGGGATAACATGATACATCGCGAGAACAATACCATCCGTCCAAGAAATGTAGAGGATATTAACGAACTCGAAGAAAAGGGTCTCCTACGCAGAGTCGATGACGATAGTCCAGAACCGTCTCCAACCAGACGGcgggggaaaggaaaggaaaaggaaacgAGACTGGAAAAAGTCCTcgtggaagaagaatacaGTACCGGGCTGACTACACGTCGTGACAAAGAAGCGTTTGCGCTGCTCGTCTTGCTAT ACCT TCTCCAGGGTGTTCCTCTCGGCCTCACTTTCGGTACCCTCCCGTTCCTACTCAAATCCCACCTCTCCTACTCTCAGCTCGCAATATTCGCCCTCTCCACCTGGCCGTACTCTCTCAAACTCCTCTGGTCCCCTATTGTCGACGCGTGGTTCGTGAAAAAATGGGGTAGGAGAAAGAGTTGGATCGTGCCTGTACAGGGGTTGGTGGGCTTGGGTATGTGGGTTATTGGTGGTAAGATTGAAGAGTGGCTTAACGTT GAATCTGTCGACGTTAAATTTTTAACAGCAGTCTTTGGATCTCTCATCTTGGCGGCTGCTACCCAAGATATTGCTGTTGATG GCTGGGccctcaccctcctctctcaacCCAACCTCTCGTACGCATCTACTGCACAAACAATCGGTATCGGCATCGGCAATGCCCTCAGCTTTACCGTCTTCCTCGCTTTCAATAGTATCGACTTCTCCAACAAATACTTTCGCTCCCCTTCTCAGCCACTCGATTACCCGCTCGTTTCGTTGGGAGGCTACATGAGGTTTTGGGCTGTGGTATTTGTGGGTGTGACGGTGGGGCTGGCGGTtttgaaaaaggaagatcCGCCCAGTGAGGATGATCCGGATATGGATGTGAAAAAGGTGTACAAGGTTATGTGGAGTATCGTCCGTCTCAAAA ACATCCAGACATTCCTCTTTGTCCACCTCATCTGCAAAATTGGCTTCCAAGTCAACGACTCTGTCACTTCCCTCAAACTTCTCGAAAAGGGATTATCAAAAGAAGATCTCGCAGTCGCTGTCTTGCTCGATTTCCCGGCACAGATGGCTGTCGGTTGGTTGGCTGCTAAATGGTCACGACCTGTCCCGTCTTCACATCCTCTTACCAccggcggaggaggaagagaatcAGGAAACGTACTTAAACCATGGTTATACGCCTTTTGGGCCCGACTCGCCATGGCTGCCATCTCAACCCTTGTCGTCGCTGGCTTCCCATCCAACCGCGCCGGCTCAGTGGGGACCACCTACTTTCTCCTTATTATCGCCACCACCCTTTTCTCAAGCCTCACCAGCACAGTACAATTCGTCGGTATCTGCGCTTTCCACACTCAAATCGCTGATCCACTTATCGGAGGCACGTATATGACACTTCTCAACACTGTCTCCAACTTGGGCGGGACCTGGCCTAAACCACTGATCTTGAGATCGGTGGATATGCTTACTGTGGCTACTTGCTCTGTCCCCAGCGGCAGCACCACCTCTCTGGGAAGCAAGCCATTACTCTCGCAGTCAGCCTCAGATCTAGGAGAATGCGTGACGGAACATGGGAAGAACTTATGTGCCCAGGCGGGCGGCGAATGCATAATGCAGAGAGATGGGTATTATATCATGTCGGCAGTTTGTGTTACCCTCGGAGCTGGATTGTTAATCGTCTTTATCTTGCCCATGGTCAGGCGTTTGGCTG CGCTGCCAATGTCTGCATGGCGAGTCAAGATTCCCAATTAG
- a CDS encoding nuclear pore complex protein Nup133, whose translation MFNSPSTRRVQTPRRQQPQQPRSRLQTLRVTNSPAPSIAETIRTERPVDEKEKVFWSKDERHSVISLGKLPEEAVALIKTSDLVVDPVTAQVDGKTGFALVSSPRACIAWNYSKRTHSAPTIYAFPAPLPTSSPSRFPPPVLSALCTSTSEPGMILVSSTGEIRYWESMSLALSNVEKYQQLFLDLPQGDWIERLVKVDGNNFILTTTSSQAYRLSITSSSGRLSPVLTPLMRPGGMFGRASPVIFGAKHDRFGIRSVASNGADVYLMAQKSIQKWSFTGDGQKLVQEYDVYEPIGRELFENWSSINVTIDLEDIVTLDADSLAVLITYSDATSPPSHALVLLSVHRSNPPIVDRIISISFISGQDQRLLDIPRLVIPTGSTMAFVRFGSAVVMVSLDFDAPYEEALTFKDPNNTYIGAGPITSKSSDPTMVLIPAEGGLMNVEALEPRASPDSLNQLSTATARLKSKMEQAIFFGQRSDNPFSFDLDGDVRGQGDVAEAAELVSGEIVAARSPYTQTIYELRPHLLDRLARLKALVMYIRTNGLMNQLPQATRRRLSGDAEKVRGALELWDYQNRLMDQLSGPAASQAKSLLSSSIQVYFSSRHLSLAPSSSADERERDLVRLFFRTEVSNLDKLLAVVFEEFRDKQEGEVDVGERAGWVGEVNQIFIAVERAAAQYREEESDLYAIDREKPAIEMWTASDNLIDSLDHLYTLTEALIKERTRELGSVIDETPLAGGPTGRMETGKEELRKEQVVQAMLKRQMGWLAAALCTNMEDKCRVVVRKQMDDGADEQEGIMLKARWDAMKPRIIRPLVSVDRISEAYELAEHHHDFPTLVMLCNDPVAGQGKGDSRMQVYIEKFGEDFAFELYRWYIDQGQPHVLLTQDEVYGSLVTRFFETHHYPELGWIHHIACKRYGEAAGALTQVLDEGEGREESGELDFRKVVGSIAKLASMTDISLKGPSEARDQIFQKIGQQLSLIDIQNSLRTYLLSLFPSTARSSRSIAKHFAPILTRLSHRPGSESGSAFLALFYNLAERVLGGEAVDLEGMLDLLTLKDNVGREDDGVDALRVLVFDRSLPKARSEVALLAVWRRIYIRDNWAEISNTAGRSEQAQRTKLKGTMIYQVLKALRSVPEFPQAAVISPYDTSIPPTTTELSARFPTLSSEDIAALKADYDDEVAVLMEYVEKNALEERVKEVKEMIEREWEEKQGRKIDEAIGAQAEPEVVVSEAEDVEADEDVEM comes from the exons ATGTTCAACTCACCCTCGACGAGAAGGGTGCAGACACCGAGGCGGCAGCAGCCCCAGCAGCCACGCTCGCGCCTCCAGACGCTCAGGGTGACAAACTCTCCAGCGCCGTCCATCGCGGAGACGATTCGCACAGAACGACCGGTTgacgaaaaggaaaaggtatTTTGGAGTAAAGATGAGAGACACTCGGTTATATCCCTTGGGAAGCTTCCAGAAGAAGCGGTTGCTTTGATAAAGACGTCTG ACCTTGTGGTCGATCCTGTAACCGCCCAAGTCGATGGCAAGACTGGCTTCGCCCTGGTATCCTCACCTAGAGCCTGTATTGCCTGGAACTATTCCAAACGTACCCATTCAGCCCCCACGATCTACGCTTTCCCCGCGCCTCTCccaacttcttcccccaGTCgtttccctcctcccgtCCTCTCCGCGTTGTGTACCTCTACATCTGAGCCTGGGATGATACTTGTATCCAGTACAGGTGAAATCAGATACTGGGAGAGTATGAGCTTGGCGCTGAGTAACGTGGAGAAGTATCAACAGTTGTTTTTGGACCTTCCGCAAGGGGACTGGATAGAAAGACTCGTCAAAGTGGACGGAAACAACTTTATTCTCACAACAACATCTTCACAGGCCTATCGGCTGAGTAtaacatcttcttccgggAGGCTTTCCCCCGTGCTGACGCCTTTGATGAGGCCGGGCGGAATGTTTGGGAGAGCTAGTCCTGTGATTTTTGGTGCGAAGCATGATCGATTCGGAATCAGGAGTGTAGCTAGTAATGGAGCGGATGTCTATCTTATGGCACAGAAGAGTATACAAAAATGGTCGTTTACCGGTGATGGTCAGAAG CTGGTGCAAGAGTATGATGTTTATGAACCCATCGGGCGCGAGCTTTTCGAAAATTGGTCCTCAATTAACGTCACCATTGATCTTGAAGATATCGTCACATTAGA TGCCGACTCCCTCGCGGTTTTAATTACCTATTCTGACGCGACgtcccctccttctcacgccctcgtcctcctctccgTCCACCGCTCTAACCCTCCAATCGTCGATCGTATCATCTCCATATCTTTCATCTCCGGTCAAGATCAAAGATTATTAGATATCCCTAGATTAGTAATTCCCACTGGGAGTACGATGGCGTTTGTTCGTTTTGGTTCGGCTGTGGTGATGGTCTCACTTGATTTTG ATGCGCCTTATGAAGAGGCCCTCACATTCAAAGATCCGAATAATACTTACATCGGCGCGGGGCCGATAACCAGCAAGAGCAGTGACCCTACCATGGTTCTTATTCCCGCTGAGGGCGGTTTGATGAACGTCGAAGCACTTGAACCTCGTGCTAGCCCCGACTCCCT TAACCAACTCTCGACTGCGACAGCCCGACTCAAATCTAAAATGGAGCAAGCAATCTTTTTCGGCCAACGGAGTGATaatcccttttcttttgacCTGGACGGAGATGTTAGGGGTCAAGGGGATGTAGCTGAGGCTGCGGAGTTGGTTAGTGGCGAGATTGTTGCCGCTC GTTCCCCATACACTCAAACGATTTACGAATTAAGGCCGCATCTCCTTGACCGACTTGCTCGATTGAAAGCCCTCGTGATGTATATTCGGACCAACGGACTGATGAATCAGTTACCGCAagcgacgaggaggaggctgTCGGGAGATGCAGAGAAAGTGAGGGGGGCGTTGGAACTTTGGGATTACCAGAACCGCTTGATGGA CCAGTTATCGGGCCCAGCCGCCAGTCAAGCCAAATCCCTTTTATCAAGTTCGATCCAAGTATACTTTTCCTCCCGTCATCTTTCCCTTgcaccatcatcttccgccGACGAAAGAGAACGAGATCTCGTCAGGCTGTTTTTCCGAACAGAAGTGTCGAACCTTGACAAGTTATTGGCTGTCGTTTTTGAGGAATTCAGGGATAAGCAAGAGGGAGAAGTTGACGTGGGTGAAAGAGCGGGTTGGGTGGGGGAGGTTAACCAAATCTTTATT GCCGTGGAAAGAGCCGCAGCCCAGTATcgcgaagaagaatctGATCTTTACGCCATTGACCGTGAAAAGCCCGCGATTGAAATGTGGACAGCGTCGGATAACTTGATTGATTCGTTGGATCATCTGTATACATTGACAGAGGCGTTGATTAAGGAGCGCACTAGGGAGTTGGGATCGGTTATTGATGAAACGCCCCTTGCTGGTGGTCCGACtgggaggatggagacaggaaaggaagaactAAGAAAGGAGCAAGTGGTACAGGCAATGTTGAAGAGACAGATGGGATGGCTGGCGGCTGCGCTGTGTACGAATATGGAGGATAAGTGTCGTGTTGTGGTGAG GAAGcagatggatgatggagcAGATGAGCAGGAAGGGATTATGCTTAAGGCTAGATGGGATGCGATGAAACCTCGGATTATCCGGCCTCTCG TCTCGGTTGACCGCATTTCCGAAGCATATGAACTCGCCGAACATCATCACGACTTCCCAACTCTTGTAATGTTGTGCAATGATCCCGTTGCAGGccaagggaaaggggacAGTAGGATGCAGGTATATATCGAGAAGTTTGGGGAGGATTTCGCGTTCGAGCTGTATAGGTGGTATATTGACCAAG GCCAACCGCACGTTCTTTTGACCCAAGACGAAGTTTATGGATCCCTCGTTACCCGGTTCTTTGAGACACACCATTACCCCGAACTCGGATGGATACACCACATTGCGTGTAAGAGGTATGGTGAAGCTGCTGGTGCTTTAACGCAGGTTTtggatgaaggtgaggggagggaggagagtggCGAGTTAGACTTTAGAAAA GTGGTGGGCAGTATTGCAAAGCTTGCTAGTATGACCGACATCAGCTTGAAAGGCCCTTCCGAAGCTCGCGATCAGATTTTCCAAA AGATCGGCCAGCAGTTATCCTTAATCGACATCCAAAATTCCCTTCGTACTTATTTactctcccttttcccatctACTGCCCGCTCATCGCGTTCAATCGCCAAACACTTTGCACCCATTCTCACCCGCCTTAGCCATCGACCGGGATCCGAGTCTGGATCTGCTTTCCTTGCATTGTTTTACAATCTTGCAGAGAGAGTCCTTGGCGGAGAAGCTGTAGATTTGGAAGGCATGCTGGATTTATTGACGTTGAAGGATAATGtagggagggaagatgacggAGTTGACGCGCTGAGAGTGTTGGTATTTGATCGG TCATTACCTAAAGCCAGGTCGGAAGTTGCATTATTGGCAGTATGGCGAAGGATTTATATTCGCGACAA CTGGGCGGAAATTTCCAATACGGCTGGGCGAAGCGAGCAGGCACAGAGGACAAAATTAAAGGGAACGATGATATATCAGGTCTTGAAAGCTCTTCGTTCTGTGCCCG AGTTTCCTCAAGCGGCTGTTATATCACCATACGACACATCCATTCCCCCGACCACCACCGAACTTTCTGCTCGTTTCCCAACCCTATCCTCAGAGGACATTGCAGCGTTGAAAGCGGattatgatgatgaagtgGCCGTGTTGATGGAGTACGTAGAGAAGAATGcgttggaagagagggtgaaggaggtgaaagagatgattgagagagagtgggaagagaaaCAGGGGCGTAAGATTGATGAGGCAATAGGTGCACAGGCTGAGCCAGAGGTGGTTGTGTCGGAAGCGGAAGATGTAGAGGCTGATGAAGACGTGGAGATGTAA